In one window of Pseudobdellovibrionaceae bacterium DNA:
- a CDS encoding ABC-F family ATP-binding cassette domain-containing protein gives MIHFSNVSKHYGNKVLYSNASFQLNAGEKVGLVGPNGAGKTTIFRMIVGEERPDEGQVVCPDKVTIGYFSQNIAEMGGKSVIDEVKSAAGNLSDIETRLPLLEAKMCEPLDDDEIARVLEEYGHLQSEFESKGGYELTARAEEIITGLGFPPDSHHRPVDGFSGGWKMRIALAKILLIKPDVLLMDEPTNHLDLESIIWLESWIKQFEGAVLMTSHDREFMNRLVTKIFEVAHQTVTTYGGNYDFYERERDVRRAQLVAAAKRQEDMLAKEEQFISRFAARASHAAQVQSRVKKVEKIERIEVPQEEKAIQFVWPEPPRSGEEVFKFEGLKKSYPLEDGKDLRVFENLNGLVKRLDRIAVSGVNGAGKSTLLKIVTGQIEPSGGECKLGAGVLIGYFSQNSLDILDKNKTIIEELHDRFPTQNLGYLRNLLGAFKFSGDEVEKKISVLSGGEKSRVVLATILAQPVNFLVLDEPTNHLDIQSREVLLDAVKKFPGTVMVVSHDRHFLRQITNRVFHLDHHELHVYDGTWDEYQERVSGLPLS, from the coding sequence ATGATACACTTTTCAAATGTTTCAAAACACTACGGCAACAAAGTTCTCTACAGTAATGCCAGCTTTCAGTTGAATGCGGGCGAAAAAGTGGGGCTTGTTGGTCCTAACGGGGCCGGCAAAACCACGATTTTTCGTATGATCGTGGGTGAAGAGCGGCCCGATGAGGGGCAGGTGGTGTGTCCAGATAAGGTGACCATCGGTTATTTTTCTCAGAATATCGCTGAGATGGGTGGTAAAAGCGTAATAGACGAAGTTAAGTCGGCAGCCGGCAACTTATCCGACATTGAAACTCGGCTTCCGTTACTCGAGGCCAAAATGTGTGAGCCCCTGGATGATGATGAAATTGCCAGGGTGTTAGAAGAATATGGGCATCTGCAGAGTGAATTTGAAAGTAAGGGTGGCTACGAGCTAACGGCTAGAGCTGAAGAGATTATCACGGGCTTGGGGTTTCCTCCAGATTCACATCATCGCCCTGTTGACGGGTTTAGTGGTGGCTGGAAAATGAGAATTGCATTAGCCAAGATTCTATTGATCAAGCCCGATGTGCTTTTGATGGACGAGCCTACAAACCATTTAGATTTGGAGTCGATCATTTGGCTTGAGTCATGGATCAAGCAATTTGAGGGTGCGGTTTTAATGACGAGCCACGACCGAGAGTTTATGAATCGCTTAGTCACTAAAATATTCGAAGTGGCTCATCAAACGGTGACCACCTATGGTGGCAACTACGATTTTTATGAACGAGAGCGAGATGTGCGCCGGGCCCAACTTGTTGCAGCTGCCAAGCGGCAAGAAGACATGCTTGCAAAAGAAGAACAATTTATTTCGAGATTTGCAGCCCGAGCGTCTCATGCCGCGCAAGTGCAGTCGCGAGTAAAAAAAGTGGAGAAGATCGAACGTATAGAGGTGCCTCAAGAAGAAAAAGCTATCCAGTTTGTGTGGCCTGAGCCACCTAGGAGCGGCGAAGAGGTTTTTAAGTTTGAAGGCTTAAAGAAAAGCTATCCACTGGAAGACGGCAAAGACTTGAGGGTTTTTGAAAACCTTAACGGGCTTGTAAAAAGACTAGATCGCATTGCGGTCTCTGGAGTGAACGGTGCCGGTAAGTCAACATTGCTAAAAATTGTGACGGGTCAAATAGAGCCTTCTGGTGGTGAATGCAAGCTGGGGGCCGGAGTGCTCATCGGGTACTTTAGTCAAAACTCTCTAGACATACTTGATAAAAACAAGACAATTATTGAAGAGCTACACGACCGGTTTCCAACTCAAAACCTGGGTTACTTAAGAAATCTGCTGGGGGCATTTAAGTTTTCAGGTGACGAAGTAGAAAAGAAGATTTCGGTATTGTCGGGTGGTGAAAAAAGCAGAGTGGTACTGGCTACTATTTTGGCGCAGCCGGTTAATTTTTTGGTTTTGGATGAGCCCACAAACCATCTTGATATTCAATCGCGAGAAGTGCTTTTAGATGCCGTTAAGAAGTTTCCTGGAACTGTCATGGTGGTCAGTCACGACCGGCATTTTCTAAGGCAAATCACCAATAGAGTTTTTCATCTCGACCACCATGAGCTTCATGTTTATGATGGTACTTGGGATGAATACCAAGAGCGGGTGAGTGGATTACCATTGAGCTAG
- a CDS encoding SRPBCC family protein, protein MAVEVFESIKVPTSTVWKTVTDIENCDQILTAILRIEILVKPKNGIVGLKWRETRKMLGKEAAETMWITRAEEGHWYETQALNSGCEYNTRVSVIETAEGTKLFMRFDATPKTFLARLLSPLGFLFSGMIKKALRQDLMDIKNNLESR, encoded by the coding sequence ATGGCGGTAGAGGTATTTGAATCCATAAAAGTGCCGACTTCAACGGTATGGAAGACTGTCACAGATATAGAAAACTGCGATCAGATTCTTACAGCCATACTCAGAATAGAGATTTTAGTAAAACCAAAAAATGGTATTGTCGGCTTAAAGTGGAGAGAGACACGAAAAATGCTCGGTAAAGAGGCTGCTGAAACAATGTGGATAACAAGAGCTGAAGAGGGTCATTGGTACGAAACTCAGGCGCTGAACTCAGGCTGTGAGTATAATACGCGGGTTTCTGTCATAGAAACAGCCGAAGGAACTAAACTCTTCATGAGGTTTGATGCCACACCAAAGACTTTCTTGGCTAGGCTGCTTTCTCCTTTAGGCTTCTTGTTTTCAGGTATGATTAAGAAGGCTTTACGACAAGACTTAATGGATATTAAAAACAACCTAGAGAGCCGGTAA
- a CDS encoding DUF393 domain-containing protein, producing MSPVTPYQFSFFRIVFSSYLFVHFSALIPWGSEMFSNAGLLPDGKMNPTSSIFPNMLYALDTPFFVQIFLVGLCLLSLLLLAGYKRRLVALLLWYGWACLFNRNIFTGNPGLPFIGWILLALTLIPPGEPLSRSEEDPQWEFPKEIYWGAWLLLALGYTASGLHKLGSPSWVDGTAIQNVLENPLARDTFLRGLLLDHDGINRFLTWSSLALEILFLPLALISKTRPFAWLGIVGMHLGIITTIDFADLTSGVLIVHLFTFDSRWIKQPKREPSTSPILFFDGVCGLCNGFIDFLLKEDRSKIYKVSPLQGDVAKTTIDRSHIDNLDSLVLVQDGLEMTKSTAVLRIFRDLGSIWWVLSIFRIFPAPMRDAAYDFIASHRYRLFGKKDSCRLPTPEERSQFLD from the coding sequence ATGAGCCCGGTTACGCCCTATCAGTTTTCTTTTTTTAGAATCGTGTTTTCGTCTTATTTATTTGTACATTTTTCTGCGCTCATACCCTGGGGAAGTGAAATGTTCAGCAATGCCGGCCTTTTGCCTGATGGCAAAATGAACCCGACAAGTTCCATTTTCCCAAATATGCTGTACGCTTTAGATACTCCCTTTTTTGTGCAGATCTTTTTGGTGGGCCTTTGTTTGCTTTCGCTGTTATTACTTGCAGGCTACAAACGACGCTTGGTCGCTTTGTTATTGTGGTACGGGTGGGCCTGTTTGTTTAACAGAAATATATTTACAGGAAATCCGGGCCTCCCATTTATTGGTTGGATACTTTTAGCTTTAACGTTGATACCCCCAGGCGAACCCCTTTCTCGATCAGAAGAAGATCCTCAATGGGAGTTCCCAAAAGAAATTTACTGGGGCGCATGGCTGCTCTTAGCCCTTGGCTACACGGCCAGTGGACTTCACAAGCTGGGCAGCCCGAGCTGGGTAGACGGTACGGCGATTCAAAATGTTTTAGAAAACCCGCTGGCGCGTGACACTTTCTTGAGGGGGCTCTTGCTAGATCATGACGGTATCAATCGCTTTCTTACCTGGAGTTCATTGGCTCTTGAAATACTTTTTTTGCCGTTAGCCTTGATTTCGAAAACACGTCCTTTTGCTTGGTTAGGGATCGTGGGCATGCATCTGGGTATTATCACAACCATTGACTTTGCCGATCTCACTAGCGGTGTGCTCATTGTACACTTGTTTACTTTTGATTCTCGGTGGATCAAGCAGCCAAAGCGCGAACCATCAACTTCGCCTATTTTGTTTTTTGACGGCGTATGTGGCCTCTGTAACGGATTTATCGACTTTTTGTTAAAAGAAGACCGATCCAAAATATACAAGGTTTCACCTCTACAAGGGGATGTCGCAAAAACTACGATTGATAGGTCGCACATTGATAACCTTGATAGTTTAGTGCTTGTTCAAGACGGTCTTGAGATGACAAAGTCCACTGCCGTGTTGCGAATCTTTCGTGATCTCGGGTCAATTTGGTGGGTGCTGTCGATCTTTCGCATTTTTCCAGCGCCAATGAGGGATGCCGCTTATGATTTCATCGCCTCCCATAGATATAGGCTATTCGGCAAGAAAGACAGCTGCCGACTCCCAACGCCCGAAGAGAGAAGCCAATTCTTAGATTGA
- a CDS encoding arsenate reductase ArsC, whose amino-acid sequence MKEKILFLCTGNSCRSQMAEGWGRHFKSDRFDFFSAGTKKHGLNPMAVRVMNEAGVDISSHVSKTTEDLDGHEFTYVVTVCSDAHETCPYFSGQGKIVHHGFDDPPRLTKNMTDEGQILEVYRRVRDEIRDFVLKIEQELEKQ is encoded by the coding sequence GTGAAAGAAAAGATCCTTTTTTTATGTACCGGAAATTCTTGTCGCTCTCAGATGGCAGAGGGTTGGGGGCGTCATTTCAAGTCTGATCGTTTTGATTTCTTTTCTGCCGGCACTAAGAAGCATGGGCTGAATCCTATGGCGGTTAGGGTGATGAACGAGGCGGGTGTGGATATTTCATCCCATGTTTCGAAAACAACAGAAGACCTCGACGGCCATGAATTTACTTATGTGGTCACCGTATGCTCGGATGCTCATGAGACGTGTCCTTACTTTTCTGGGCAGGGAAAGATAGTTCACCACGGATTTGATGATCCGCCCCGATTGACAAAAAATATGACGGACGAGGGCCAGATTCTTGAGGTTTACCGACGAGTGAGAGATGAAATCCGAGACTTCGTTTTGAAAATAGAACAGGAGCTCGAGAAACAATGA
- a CDS encoding type IV toxin-antitoxin system AbiEi family antitoxin domain-containing protein: MTKAQEKKLKKFGIFTLAQAKEIGISQQSLSKLVKQEKIKRVDRGIFLHPEASLDREYDFQIAYAKLGPEAVIGGLSALFYYNLAEQVPKQTWVLVPPHKITSNRSYRLIRTKTPLDKGIVEGRGYKIVSIERAIAEAFKLASKMGERTAIKACRKAIQQRQTTLKKIGMTAKELGLDSYFNRYSEAIIGAIQ; encoded by the coding sequence ATGACAAAGGCTCAAGAAAAAAAGCTTAAAAAGTTCGGAATCTTTACACTGGCTCAAGCCAAAGAAATAGGGATTAGCCAACAAAGTCTTTCCAAACTTGTTAAGCAAGAAAAAATTAAAAGGGTGGATCGTGGAATATTCCTTCACCCAGAAGCAAGTCTAGACCGTGAATATGATTTCCAAATTGCTTACGCAAAGCTTGGGCCTGAAGCTGTAATTGGTGGTCTATCCGCCCTTTTTTATTATAACCTTGCCGAACAGGTTCCAAAGCAAACGTGGGTACTTGTTCCCCCTCATAAAATAACCAGCAATCGCTCATATCGTCTCATAAGAACAAAAACCCCTCTTGATAAAGGTATTGTCGAAGGAAGGGGTTATAAAATTGTTTCTATTGAGCGTGCCATTGCAGAGGCTTTTAAACTTGCTTCAAAAATGGGAGAGAGAACAGCTATTAAAGCTTGTCGAAAAGCTATTCAACAACGACAAACAACACTTAAAAAAATTGGAATGACCGCAAAGGAACTTGGCCTTGATTCCTATTTCAATAGATACTCCGAGGCAATCATTGGAGCAATACAATGA
- a CDS encoding DMT family protein, translated as MKVFLTLGMLLVSNVFMTFAWYGHLKTLNSKPLIIAILVSWGVAFFEYCFQVPANRIGFTYFSLPQLKIIQEVITLAVFVGFSFFFMGIKPTINFVWAGMCLVGAVYFIFRDAMA; from the coding sequence ATGAAAGTGTTTTTAACGTTGGGAATGCTTTTGGTCTCGAACGTTTTCATGACATTTGCTTGGTATGGTCATTTGAAAACACTCAACTCAAAGCCACTAATTATAGCTATTCTTGTAAGTTGGGGGGTTGCTTTTTTTGAGTATTGTTTTCAAGTCCCTGCCAACAGAATTGGTTTTACGTATTTTTCGCTGCCGCAATTAAAAATAATTCAAGAAGTAATCACACTTGCCGTTTTTGTGGGATTTTCTTTTTTTTTCATGGGCATTAAACCAACAATAAACTTTGTCTGGGCCGGAATGTGCCTTGTTGGAGCCGTGTATTTTATTTTTAGAGATGCAATGGCGTGA
- the ltrA gene encoding group II intron reverse transcriptase/maturase, with amino-acid sequence MNQHPTGARKYMSLSPQTRHIRIRVAEHAKKGRKQWDLYRYLTDPYLLADALELVIKNRGSAGLDQVTVVSVKGKEWDFVKDLSERLRVRTYQPGPVKRTYIPKSNGEQRPLGIPNLEDRVVQRVLVLLLEVVYEQRFHDCSYGFRPHRKAVDCVAKVAQQVYRHRHILEADIEKFFDQVSHNKLLKMLTREICDPRILRLISQMLKSGFQEPGKPWQPSGKGTPQGGPLSPLLANVYLHHVLDERFMEVYGQSSRVKLFRYADDFVITAKTQAELKTARRFLYIWMREGELSLKESKTREVDMTNERRSHQSKFDFLGFKIHLRAFTDNPERFWIARQPSEKARRSLKASLKEKLHVHLTMNEARDVVQSVWRGWCNYFRYSNGNSIIYRELHSVRRQIYQYLKRKYRRGGRPVPWRKLTKVAKTIWRPIKPIGVIPNHLDHKQGSLL; translated from the coding sequence ATGAACCAACATCCAACCGGGGCTAGGAAGTACATGTCCCTTAGCCCACAAACAAGACACATTCGGATCCGGGTGGCCGAGCATGCAAAGAAAGGTCGTAAGCAGTGGGATCTATATCGCTATCTTACAGACCCATACCTCCTGGCTGATGCGCTAGAGTTGGTGATTAAGAACCGCGGTAGCGCGGGTCTTGACCAAGTTACCGTAGTGTCGGTTAAGGGCAAGGAATGGGATTTCGTGAAAGATCTGAGTGAGCGACTCAGAGTGAGGACTTATCAACCGGGTCCGGTCAAACGCACTTACATCCCCAAAAGCAATGGGGAGCAAAGGCCTTTGGGTATTCCTAACCTGGAGGACCGCGTGGTCCAACGGGTGCTCGTACTGCTATTGGAGGTGGTTTACGAGCAAAGGTTTCATGATTGTTCCTATGGGTTTCGGCCGCATAGGAAAGCGGTAGATTGTGTAGCCAAAGTGGCTCAACAAGTCTACCGCCATCGACACATCTTGGAGGCTGACATCGAGAAGTTCTTCGATCAAGTCAGTCACAATAAACTCTTAAAAATGCTGACAAGAGAGATCTGTGATCCCCGAATTCTCCGGTTGATCAGCCAGATGCTTAAGTCAGGTTTTCAGGAGCCCGGTAAGCCTTGGCAGCCCAGTGGTAAAGGGACCCCGCAAGGGGGGCCGCTGTCGCCATTGCTAGCCAACGTTTACCTCCACCATGTGCTTGATGAAAGATTTATGGAAGTCTATGGGCAAAGCTCTAGGGTGAAGCTATTCCGTTATGCTGATGATTTTGTGATTACAGCAAAAACGCAGGCTGAACTCAAGACGGCTCGAAGATTTTTATACATATGGATGCGCGAGGGAGAACTTAGTCTCAAAGAGAGTAAGACTCGAGAGGTGGATATGACCAATGAACGGCGTAGCCATCAATCGAAGTTTGATTTTCTGGGGTTTAAGATTCACCTTCGGGCCTTCACTGATAACCCTGAGCGATTTTGGATTGCTAGGCAACCATCAGAAAAGGCCCGTCGCAGTTTGAAGGCCAGTCTCAAGGAGAAGCTCCACGTTCATCTTACAATGAATGAGGCGCGGGATGTGGTGCAATCGGTATGGCGAGGCTGGTGCAATTACTTTCGGTATTCGAACGGCAACAGCATCATTTACCGAGAACTCCATTCCGTACGCCGCCAAATCTACCAGTACCTCAAGCGGAAGTACCGGAGAGGCGGTCGCCCGGTGCCGTGGCGCAAACTGACGAAGGTAGCCAAGACCATATGGAGACCTATAAAGCCTATAGGTGTGATACCCAATCATCTCGACCACAAGCAAGGTAGCTTGCTTTAA
- a CDS encoding DUF1304 domain-containing protein yields the protein MQTFVVLLVAGFHVCFMILEVFFWTKPIGLKIFGQSLEKAKLSAVLAANQGLYNGFLAAGLAWGAFAEDPQMASQIQIFFLSCVALAGIYGAWTVSRKILFVQALPAILGLGLIFFS from the coding sequence ATGCAAACATTTGTAGTTTTATTGGTGGCTGGTTTTCACGTTTGTTTTATGATTTTAGAGGTATTTTTTTGGACCAAGCCCATTGGTTTGAAGATTTTTGGGCAATCGCTTGAGAAAGCGAAGCTTTCAGCAGTATTGGCTGCCAATCAAGGGTTGTATAATGGATTTTTGGCGGCGGGCTTGGCTTGGGGTGCATTTGCGGAAGATCCTCAGATGGCTTCGCAAATTCAAATCTTTTTTCTATCCTGCGTGGCCTTAGCGGGGATTTACGGCGCGTGGACGGTGAGTCGAAAGATTCTATTTGTACAAGCCCTCCCGGCAATCTTAGGGCTTGGGCTCATATTCTTTAGCTGA
- a CDS encoding nucleotidyl transferase AbiEii/AbiGii toxin family protein produces the protein MTTKAKGTSVRQKIIDLGKKLNIDPRDLETTFLIERLVARLIADKKLASNLVFKGGFVGLKVYDSPRYTVDLDALLVKANVDETLEQVKKQAETDLNDGVWFRFESQIDLATQGEYGGIRHTYRAGIGEVFKNLKKAQIVHFDLGIGDPITPGPQKKQTPSLLADNEEISWSVYPIETICAEKLHALISHGDQNSRSKDVHDLVVFLPKADGPTLKKALKRSFEFRSTELPKSFYQEIKNINTGWLERGWASAVDSIPNAISFKEAFKTVMGLIHDLEKKTP, from the coding sequence ATGACCACAAAAGCAAAGGGCACATCTGTAAGACAAAAGATTATCGATCTTGGAAAAAAACTAAATATTGACCCAAGAGACCTTGAGACCACTTTTTTGATTGAACGATTAGTGGCTCGTCTCATCGCTGATAAAAAGCTGGCGAGCAATCTTGTTTTTAAAGGTGGGTTTGTCGGGCTCAAGGTCTACGATTCCCCTCGCTACACGGTTGACCTCGATGCATTGCTTGTGAAAGCCAATGTTGATGAGACTCTGGAGCAAGTGAAAAAGCAGGCCGAAACTGATTTGAATGATGGTGTATGGTTCCGTTTTGAAAGTCAGATTGATCTGGCCACCCAAGGAGAGTACGGAGGAATTCGCCACACATATCGAGCAGGCATTGGTGAAGTTTTTAAAAATCTTAAAAAAGCTCAAATTGTCCATTTTGATTTGGGGATTGGCGACCCTATAACTCCAGGGCCTCAAAAGAAGCAAACCCCGTCGCTACTTGCTGACAATGAAGAAATCAGTTGGTCTGTCTATCCTATTGAAACGATTTGTGCTGAAAAACTTCATGCTTTGATTTCTCACGGAGATCAAAACTCTCGCTCCAAAGATGTTCATGATCTTGTGGTGTTTTTGCCAAAGGCTGACGGCCCTACACTCAAAAAAGCCCTCAAACGATCTTTTGAATTTCGCTCAACAGAATTACCAAAGTCTTTCTATCAAGAAATCAAAAATATCAATACGGGTTGGCTTGAACGGGGTTGGGCCAGTGCTGTGGACTCTATTCCCAATGCCATAAGTTTTAAAGAAGCCTTCAAAACAGTAATGGGCTTGATTCACGACCTGGAGAAAAAAACTCCTTGA
- a CDS encoding HIT domain-containing protein has product MDIHPIGDGHLLVVPSEERARLVDLPPETVGQLFRVAQKIIRALDASSLSPDGYNLFLSDGEVAGQEVPHSHLHILPRKTDDKIAVSFGSEKLCHHFETKACL; this is encoded by the coding sequence ATGGATATTCATCCGATCGGTGACGGCCACTTGCTTGTAGTACCATCAGAAGAAAGGGCCCGATTGGTAGATTTGCCGCCTGAAACTGTCGGTCAATTGTTTCGGGTTGCACAAAAAATTATTCGAGCCCTAGATGCCTCAAGTCTTTCGCCAGATGGCTATAATCTATTTTTATCAGATGGAGAAGTTGCTGGCCAAGAAGTGCCACATAGTCACTTGCATATCCTTCCGCGGAAAACAGATGATAAAATCGCTGTTTCTTTCGGATCGGAGAAGCTCTGTCACCACTTCGAGACGAAGGCGTGTTTATAA
- a CDS encoding DUF1499 domain-containing protein, translating into MAELNLKECPSSPNCVSTQTSQPDKLMSPIPFSVKPEVVRSIIEKVMLGWLRVEVLTKENNYFHFSLKSAVFRFVDDIEFIVDEKSQHIHFRSASRVGYSDLGVNRKRMSEITKKI; encoded by the coding sequence ATGGCCGAGCTAAATCTAAAAGAATGCCCCAGTAGCCCGAATTGTGTGTCTACTCAAACGAGTCAGCCTGATAAGCTCATGTCGCCCATTCCATTTTCGGTAAAACCTGAAGTGGTTCGTTCAATCATTGAAAAGGTCATGTTGGGTTGGCTAAGGGTAGAGGTCTTGACTAAAGAAAACAATTACTTTCATTTTAGCTTGAAAAGCGCAGTTTTTCGGTTTGTTGATGACATAGAATTTATAGTTGATGAGAAAAGTCAGCATATACACTTTCGATCGGCCTCAAGGGTGGGTTACTCCGATTTGGGCGTGAATCGAAAACGGATGTCAGAAATTACTAAGAAAATCTAA
- a CDS encoding DUF2945 domain-containing protein: MKAFEVGSKVFWKWMGRPISGEVKEVFFKPVEKVIKGKKIKRNGSSEKPAYLVLSSAGNLALKLHSELFVSQPEKKKRSGPTPKLFSDD; this comes from the coding sequence ATGAAGGCATTTGAAGTGGGGTCTAAAGTATTTTGGAAGTGGATGGGGCGACCGATTTCTGGTGAAGTGAAAGAAGTATTTTTTAAGCCAGTAGAAAAAGTGATCAAAGGTAAGAAGATTAAAAGAAATGGATCTTCAGAAAAGCCGGCCTACTTGGTGTTGTCCAGCGCAGGCAACTTGGCGTTGAAGCTGCATTCAGAGCTGTTTGTTAGCCAGCCTGAGAAAAAGAAACGAAGTGGTCCCACGCCAAAGTTATTTAGTGACGATTGA